CCTGGCCATGGGCATGGATCGTCAGCCTTTCCCGCACGTGCATCGTTCCGGAGACTTTTCCATTGACGGAGAGGCTGCCGACATCGATTTCGGCCTCGATTTCTCCCGACTCGCCTACCACCAGCTCTTTCTCGGAAGTGATCTTTCCCGTGATCTTTCCTTCCACGCGCAGGATTTCCGGAAACCGGACGTCGCCGCTGATGACCGTCCCTTCTCCGAGAAACCCGCTCAGATTGCTCTCGCCGGTCCTCTCCCTCATGTCGCAATTCCCCCGTGGGGCCCGATGCGGCCGGGCCGAGGTTCAGTGACTTCGAG
The sequence above is a segment of the Candidatus Polarisedimenticolia bacterium genome. Coding sequences within it:
- a CDS encoding polymer-forming cytoskeletal protein, with protein sequence MRERTGESNLSGFLGEGTVISGDVRFPEILRVEGKITGKITSEKELVVGESGEIEAEIDVGSLSVNGKVSGTMHVRERLTIHAHGQVRGELILEKPGLIIEEGGVFEGTIEMASEHRRDLKEVKLGVLSES